The genomic region TTCGGCCTTATATTTTCCGCAATGTAAGTGTTTGATTGCTTGTTTATGGTGATTTGAATGTCAAGATCGTAACTTTTATCGCAATGTGTCTAATGTTGTTAACCGGAACTTGTTAGACAGGACAAGCGGCTCGGCTCCAGCGCGACGTGGAAGCGCTGCCGAATCTATCCGGGGAAGCAAGTAGCACAGACACTTTGCTTCGCCTGGAAGCGCTGCCTATTCATTCTGGGGAAGCAAGTAACGCAGACACTTTGCTTCGCCGTCAGAAGCGCAACTGCTAGCTCAGCCCCTGTTTTGTCGCTGTTGAGGCGGCTGTATCTGTTGGGCATGTCGCATCTTTCTCTTATGTTTAGGATTAACTACGTAGAGGAGTCCTGGGTTTCACCTAGGGAGTGTGTGTCTTTGCTTGATTCCGATGTTGATAACAGTAGTAGTATTTGTTTTGAGATAACAGAGTCGTCCTCCTCCAAGTATGTGGATCAGCTTAAGGAATTGGTGGGTTTCGATGGAAGCCTGGAGCTGCGTAGCATGAAGGAAGGAGACGGTAATGATGGGAGGAGTGGTGTGTTATCTGGCTCCCATGGAAGAATAGAGGGTATGATAGACAGTAATATTATGGGGTTTGTGGGGGGAGCGAAAGAAACTCTTCTGGTGGACGGGGCTTTGGGCGGTAATTCGGGTTTAGTTAAAAGGAGATGAAGTGAAAAAACTTGAAGAAAGACATGTTTCATGTATATTTAGCATACCTCCTGTTTAGAGGCTTGTGTATATTTTGAATCTGTTTTTGTCAGTTATAAATCTGGCTTATGGCATGTTAGTGATTATGTGCAACCAACCATTTAGGTTCTTTGCTTCTATTTTGAGAAACTCTGTTTGATCTCCATAAATTCTACGATGCTCTGGAGTATGGGATATTTTCGGTTTTTCTTGGTCCATTGAAAGCCGAGTGTTCTAATTAGAAACacgttaaaaaatttattaaaatccaaGTGTTTCATAAACATGAAAAGCACCTGGATCTGCGTCCTCTAAAAAAGCATTTCTACGacttaaaagcactttcaagttTTCTGGCAAACTAGTCGTAAACAAATTTGTTGTTTATCACATTTATGACATTTTCATAAATCACCTCAAACAAGCGCTTAGTAAAGCATAAAAGAATATCACATTTATCAACATAATCAGGTTTGCTAAAGCAATGTGCTACGCTTCTACACCCAAATTTGGATCTCCCTCCCACTcgaacaaaaaatattaaaaaagaacaCGACATTCCTTGAATAAGAAAAGGAATTATATTAGAGGGCAAATATTCTTGAACAGGTCTTCAATATTTGACCAGAGTGAGAAACCTCACATTgcaaaaaaactgaaaaccttCCACATAAAACTTACAAGGAATATGGTACTGCCTATAACCTAAATTTGAAggatttatattaagaatataACAAGGTCAAAACTATGCTTCTCTCTTATGTATATGATCAATAATAGCCATTGGTATAGCCGTTCGGATTGATTCGGAAGCGGAAACTCTGGTGATTGAACATGGGAGCTCCATAATCTATAGGCTTTATGACCACAGCTTCACCCTTCCCATCCTGCTCCTGAACTGCACCAAACACAACCTCAGTGGTATTCTCACTACTCTGCTCGTAGAAAGTATTTGGGGTTGATGATTGGTACCGATGATAGTGCTGTTGCGGTTGtttttgctgctgctgctgttgttgctgAAGATTATCCCACCCATTATAGAAAACTTGACTTTGCCGCAACTGATGGATTGTTTCTGCATCCTTGGCCATGAATGGGTAGGTTTTGCGAGGGGTGGGAGTTCGGGTTTCAAATGAAGGTGGCTCATCCTCATCTGGTATCACATAGCTATCTTGCACAGGCCAGGAATTTGGGTGCTTCTGTTGCTGCTCCTGCTGCTGACTTTGGTATTGATAGTTCAGATGCTTTTTCCTGAAACCTGGAAATATTGCCCCCAGAATTTCCAGACCAGATGCCCCGGCATTGACCAAAAGCTTCCCAAGAGATCCTAAGAAGCCTTCTTCTTGCTTCTCCTGCTCATCTTCAGGAATCAAAGGTGGCCTGACTGATTTCAGAGGCTTGTGGTATGAACTTGGAGGAATGCTTGTCTTCATTGGTTCGTGATCCTTCAAAAATGCAATATAAAAGGTTTGAGAGAATGTTTCATGCTATCATATAAGATACTACAAATCTTGATCTTTGGTGTTAAATGGCCGAAACCATGCGTGGAACTTTATAAAGGTATATCAGACTATTGCCGTATTGAAGTTGCAATGTCAGGAAGGTAGTGCACAAAGAGTTTTCTCTCAAGTATCAATGCTACTTCACAATTTTAAATCCCTAGTCTGCATACATTTCCGGGATCCACTTTTCCTACGAGAATGACGGGCGCAAACCACAGAGCCAACATCTACCCCAGAAGTAGATGTCACTAAAGTAAATAGATACAAAAACTGAGTACTCACATTTTGGGAAGAGACAATTGTACCAACTCTACATTGTAGCAATGCTAACATATAACCAAAGAAGCCAGCCCCAACAAGCATTGCAATCCCTGCAATGATGGAAATCAATACCCATGTATTtctacatatttattatttacaaCGTTCAAGAGGTAAAATAAATTACCAAGGGGGAAGCCACTTCCATATTGATAAGCACAGTCATCGAAATGTAGTTGGATCTCCCTGATTGCTCGATTTCCTCTGTCTATGACGAGCAAGGAGCAGCTGCTTCCAATGTAAACCACATCAAAGTCATCAGAAAACTTTGCATCTTCACTTGGTCCATCCACATGGCTTCCCCCACGGCCCGATTTCCCTCCTGCTATTGTTGTAACCCCTAACAGCGGAAATTTCAATGGCATCAAAATTAAACATCTTCCTCCTAACTTTATTGGAAAACAAATCTTATAATGTTGATGGTGGTGGGTACTAAAATAACAAACTATTGTAATGATTCTTGCGAGAACAAGCATATACgtgtatatttatacatacaaaTATAACTGGGATATACTACACTAGTATCTGTCAGAACGAAACAacgaagaaagaggaagcaaatCTGCTTTATAATGATATGctgaacataaataaataaaccaattCTTAAAAAAATCTAATATAGAAATTACCGGCATTGCTTATCTTCCTGATTGCCATATTCATTGTGTCTGCAACATAAATGTTTCCACTGTCATCAACTGTAAGCCCCTTTGGGTGGTTCATTCTTGCCTCTCTGGTCCTCCCATCTACATGTCCCGGGTGTCCATCAGAGGAACCTGCAACCAGCTTTGGTCTGCTGTCTGCATTGTTCCGATGAAATAGAGTAAACATATTAGAGATATGCAAGCTCTAAACAGTTCAATGTATCAAAACAGGAATACAGGAGCCGATTTTCATAAGGAGAAGCTTGCCCTTCAAATGTTTAAATTTGATAAAGTTTGTAGCATGGAGTAGACTGAAGACATCAACACAATATAGCATGCTTCCAATAAAGATCAAGGCAATCTCCAGTTTAGGGAATACGATATCAATATAAAAGCAGGATGTTCTGTACTTTTTGGATCCAGAACACATTTTAGTTATATTGCACCCAGGAAGCAAAACCATGAATCAAAGTAAACAGCAaacataataaaagaaaaattgcatTCAAACAAAACGCAAATACTTGCCAATCAAGACCACTGGCTTCAAAGATCCACTCAAGTACACAAAATTCGTAAAATGTGAGTCCCTCAGTAACTCGGCCTGACAGCAGATTGTGCGAAAATACTTCATAGATTGCAAgttcaattaaaacaacaaagcAATTTTTCAAGGCATTGCACAAGACAAAACCAACTTACACAGAGACAGAGAGGAAGAGATCCTATAGAGGTTGCTATTAGCAGAATCCAAAATCAGAAGCTCCCCACTTGGCAAAACCTCCACAGTGTAAGGCTCAATACCAAGCTTGCTTCCATCAAACACCGTCTCCACATTAAACCCACTCTCAAACTTCATCACTGGACGGCCCGAAACCGCTGCACATAGAAAAATTTCATAAATCCCCAACATTCCAGATTACAACACAATAAACccccaaaaactaaaaaaacaacaataaagtGTGGGTAGCTTCAGAGATCTAGACCTGTTTTGGTAGTTGTTTTGAGTGACCACACCCGTTTCATGAAAGCAGACGCAGCATTTGAGAAAAACCCACCAACGATCTCTGAAaacatacaaacaaacaaaaaaagaagccatttttttaataaaaacaaaccaaaattccATAACCAAAAGCAGATCGTACAGAAGCTGAGCAGAgtcacatatatacatatacacacacactatTATTGGTACTGTAACAATCTAATTGTCCACTCGagtattttctttctaaatatagaaagtctGGAGAGCACAATATATAAACAATTATACATAAATTCAGGAGTCGCTTACTAGCTGGGGCAGTAGGGGCAGCGGACGATACGCCGCCAAACAGAACCAAAACGATGAGAGTCACCGCCAAGCAACTCCGACCCATCACTCCTTTTCTTCCAGTGGAGCCCACAATACCAAAAAGCTGAAAAATTCAAGCTGCCAGCATTGTGAGAAACCTAAATCCTATCTGGGTTTTTGCAAAATGTGGGCGGTAAGAGGCGAGAGATGCTTTTTCCTCAGATGGTTTCTGGGTATGGAGCAAAACCCAGTGTGCTCCTCGCGAGTGCAAAAGTGACTCTGTGAAAAGAGACAAGGATGAAAAAGGAGAGAGGAAAAAGACAAAGggggagagaaagaaagaaggaaagaattgAAAAAGCAGAGATGCAGTGACGGACACTGAATCCGGATCGCTCAATGCCTCAgtggggaggggggaggggggagtgGGGactaaagagtgaatggtgagAGTGAAAGAATCATGTTCTATGAAGGATGTGAGAGTGATTGTGTCATGAATTTATTAttgtactatttttttattgagatactttactttattttaatttattcgacCCTAAGATATGACATGTTACATTGTCTAGCTGGAAAGATTTTATCGTGATAACTCATATACAACGGAAGTGtcgaaaaatattttaaacatatCACGTGCCATTACTTTCTCATATGGTATGCCTATTTAACTGAAGAATTATAAAGAGAGATAGAGGGTGATGGTGCGGGGgcaagagaggagagagaatgtGAATTATTTCAGCtattgtacctttatttataataattcgGAATAAAGAATCTTGTCTTTTAAGTAATATATCTGAAACATGAAGCTATCTAAAAAAATGTTACAGAATTCCAATAAAATTTACACAATAATGTTTTTAACTAAATTAAGACTGTAAaataaatacttttttttttcttttctctttttctttttataaatacAACCAATCATGCAACATTTATTCGCCACCTAAATCCTCTCCACGTCCCTTtcttacaaaataattttttattaatcagATCCGACATGTTATTATCGTTGTTTGTAGTTTACTTGTTATTATTAATGTTTGTTAAGCGTTGTGATTATAATTTAAACATTATTACTACAAAAAGATGTGTGACTGCAATTAATATTATTGACGGGCTGATGTCACCAACTCTTCTAAGGAAACATAGGCCCATTTTCGGGCCCAACAATGTTAGATTGGCAAAATGGAAATCTTCACCTACCCAGCCTTGTGCTTGTATCCAACAGTTCTACAACCATAGGGAGGTCGAGGACTAGGCAGCCCACCAAACGCagggttaaaaattaaaaaaaaaaactaatgaaaatgatttaaaaattttgagttttaacgataaagataaaataaagggtaagatggattgactttttagtgtaaaaatgtggtttttcgtacaaatgaacagtaccggaagcttttcattaaaatttatttttaaaaatttgtagtTTAAGTGGTTAATaacatttatttatgtattcGAAGTTTAATGTTTctatgagaaaagaaaaaattgtgatgGACTGTTGACCAGACTTTGTGTTCGACtcctaaaaagtaaaaagtgaAGGTTGGGTTGGATCATTCTTAAACGTTGGGTGGTACTGTTCATATCCCGTATTTTACTTTTCAAATACATTCcccttaatttttgtttgtcgggtcaaataaattaaagaatataaaacaatagaaattaacgaaaagtgattgaaaaataaaaatgtgtgcGAAGATAGGACCGCCTAAAAGTTTCTTCGACCACCCAACTTTCCCACCATTAATTCTGAAGATTGGACTGGTGATTTTGGAAGGCAGCTACATTCATGATACAGGCTGGATTGTCCTCTTCCTGTCTTTAGAGTTTGTCGCTATTTGAGAACCTAACTTTTCAAATCCGTGTCACAAATATTATCCTCATATTTCACTTTCGACCGCGTCCAATGCGTATTCGATCATATACACGTATGGCACTTAGGTGGCTCCAATTAACCCGTTAAATCTCCCGTACATTCAATCGGGTCAACAAATTCATAAATTCTTGAGCGTATATTCAACCGTTTTTACAATGTACGTACACCATTTGAAAAGGGAGACATTTTGATGTAACTGAAACAGAATTTAACAATTAGGCATCGAGGATTGTATTATATCATTAGGATGGATCGAACCAGACATTACCTATTGCGACCGAAGCAATGTATCTGTACAAGTTAAAAGGTGCCCACGAATATTCAAAAACAGTAAAAATCCGGTTACTCTATTTTACCGGGCACCGATAAATACCATAGTATGTCACCATGTACAAAACAAGATTGGTAAAGTCCGTGATCCCGACATATACTCAAAAGTTACCGTCGTCGTATTCGTATCGAACCACTTCCGAGGTTAAAGAGAATCCCAAACTTCCTCCTGAACTTCCAGTATACAGTGACTGTTCAAATCAATAGACACTTTCGAAAGAGACCTGGATATGGGGGAGATGTTTCGGCTTCGGGGTCGAAGCAGTTGCAAGGCCTTGAAGTAACTTCACAACATCACTGACATCATCGAGATAGTACTTGGCCTTGCTTTGCTTTCTTCCGACAGTGCAGGCAAATATCTCGGGTGGTGAAGGCAAAGATGG from Pyrus communis chromosome 4, drPyrComm1.1, whole genome shotgun sequence harbors:
- the LOC137731357 gene encoding uncharacterized protein isoform X1, with amino-acid sequence MGRSCLAVTLIVLVLFGGVSSAAPTAPAKIVGGFFSNAASAFMKRVWSLKTTTKTAVSGRPVMKFESGFNVETVFDGSKLGIEPYTVEVLPSGELLILDSANSNLYRISSSLSLYSRPKLVAGSSDGHPGHVDGRTREARMNHPKGLTVDDSGNIYVADTMNMAIRKISNAGVTTIAGGKSGRGGSHVDGPSEDAKFSDDFDVVYIGSSCSLLVIDRGNRAIREIQLHFDDCAYQYGSGFPLGIAMLVGAGFFGYMLALLQCRVGTIVSSQNDHEPMKTSIPPSSYHKPLKSVRPPLIPEDEQEKQEEGFLGSLGKLLVNAGASGLEILGAIFPGFRKKHLNYQYQSQQQEQQQKHPNSWPVQDSYVIPDEDEPPSFETRTPTPRKTYPFMAKDAETIHQLRQSQVFYNGWDNLQQQQQQQQKQPQQHYHRYQSSTPNTFYEQSSENTTEVVFGAVQEQDGKGEAVVIKPIDYGAPMFNHQSFRFRINPNGYTNGYY
- the LOC137731357 gene encoding uncharacterized protein isoform X2; protein product: MGRSCLAVTLIVLVLFGGVSSAAPTAPAKIVGGFFSNAASAFMKRVWSLKTTTKTAVSGRPVMKFESGFNVETVFDGSKLGIEPYTVEVLPSGELLILDSANSNLYRISSSLSLYSRPKLVAGSSDGHPGHVDGRTREARMNHPKGLTVDDSGNIYVADTMNMAIRKISNAGVTTIAGGKSGRGGSHVDGPSEDAKFSDDFDVVYIGSSCSLLVIDRGNRAIREIQLHFDDCAYQYGSGFPLGIAMLVGAGFFGYMLALLQCRVGTIVSSQNDHEPMKTSIPPSSYHKPLKSVRPPLIPEDEQEKQEEGFLGSLGKLLVNAGASGLEILGAIFPGFRKKHLNYQYQSQQQEQQQKHPNSWPVQDSYVIPDEDEPPSFETRTPTPRKTYPFMAKDAETIHQLRQSQVFYNGWDNLQQQQQQQQKQPQQHYHRSGAGWEG